The Enterococcus sp. 7F3_DIV0205 genome has a window encoding:
- a CDS encoding PTS sugar transporter subunit IIB has translation MAKKTIMLVCSAGMSTSLLVTKMQKAADAQGLDADIFAVSASDADNNLESKPVDVLLLGPQVRFMKSDFEKRLEPKGIPLEVINMADYGMMNGEKVLQQALNLIGNKE, from the coding sequence ATGGCTAAAAAAACGATTATGCTCGTGTGTTCTGCAGGCATGAGCACAAGCTTATTAGTAACAAAAATGCAAAAGGCAGCTGATGCACAAGGCTTAGATGCAGATATCTTTGCAGTTTCAGCTTCAGATGCTGACAATAATTTAGAGAGTAAACCAGTCGATGTGTTATTATTAGGACCGCAAGTTCGCTTTATGAAAAGCGATTTTGAAAAACGTTTAGAACCAAAAGGAATTCCGCTAGAAGTAATCAACATGGCGGATTATGGTATGATGAACGGAGAGAAAGTGCTGCAACAAGCATTGAATTTGATTGGAAATAAAGAATAG
- a CDS encoding YigZ family protein, which yields MLDSYFTIRSDGESEIEIKKSRFICSLKRVYSEDEAKEFIAQKKKEHWKANHNCSAFVIGEKSDIQRSSDDGEPSGTAGVPMLEVLKKQELINVVAVVTRYFGGTKLGAGGLIRAYSHAVSHALMDIGLVEGKLQQEIHLTISYPNLGTIQNFMENNPYILHDTIYGEQVNVVCLVDEAKSEQFMAEIVELLNGQVTFEEGECSYHELPITKKEQVNDI from the coding sequence ATGCTTGATAGTTATTTTACCATTCGCTCTGATGGAGAAAGTGAAATCGAGATAAAGAAATCACGATTTATTTGTTCTCTCAAACGAGTCTATTCAGAAGATGAGGCAAAAGAATTTATTGCCCAAAAGAAAAAAGAGCATTGGAAAGCTAATCATAATTGCAGTGCCTTTGTCATTGGCGAAAAAAGCGATATACAGCGTAGTAGTGATGACGGCGAACCTAGCGGGACAGCTGGTGTGCCTATGCTAGAAGTTCTAAAGAAACAGGAATTAATCAATGTCGTAGCTGTTGTTACCCGATATTTTGGTGGTACAAAATTAGGGGCTGGCGGATTGATTCGCGCATACAGTCACGCTGTTTCTCATGCGTTAATGGATATCGGCTTAGTTGAAGGGAAGTTACAACAAGAGATTCACTTAACGATCAGTTATCCAAATTTAGGAACCATTCAAAATTTTATGGAAAACAATCCTTACATCTTACACGATACAATCTACGGAGAACAAGTAAATGTTGTTTGCCTTGTTGACGAAGCAAAATCTGAGCAATTTATGGCGGAAATCGTTGAACTATTAAATGGGCAAGTGACATTTGAAGAAGGTGAATGTTCTTATCATGAACTACCAATCACAAAAAAGGAGCAAGTAAATGACATTTGA
- a CDS encoding GntR family transcriptional regulator, translated as MVSSLPVYIQIHDKIKDDIEHGVWKIGDRLPSERELAIQFGVSRMTLRQAIQTLADEGILERKIGSGTYVARKKVQEKMTGTTSFTDIMLSQNRVPSSRTVSYYVAKPSSSEMEKLNLKENEQIVRMERVRFADDLPICFEVASVPYALVDQYSKAEITNSFYKTLEEKGGNKIGHANQTISAMLASEQIADYLKIKRGDAILRLRQISYFENGVPFEYVRTQYVGNRFEFYLEK; from the coding sequence ATGGTGTCAAGTTTACCAGTTTATATTCAAATTCACGATAAAATTAAAGACGACATTGAACATGGTGTTTGGAAGATTGGAGACAGGCTTCCTTCCGAGCGTGAGTTGGCGATTCAATTTGGTGTTAGCCGAATGACGTTGAGACAAGCGATTCAAACACTTGCCGATGAAGGAATCTTAGAACGTAAGATAGGTTCTGGAACCTATGTTGCTCGTAAAAAAGTGCAAGAGAAGATGACGGGAACAACTAGTTTTACGGACATTATGCTTTCTCAAAATCGCGTTCCTTCCAGTCGTACTGTTTCTTACTATGTCGCTAAGCCAAGTTCTAGTGAAATGGAAAAATTAAACTTAAAAGAAAATGAACAAATCGTACGGATGGAGCGTGTTCGTTTTGCTGATGACTTACCGATTTGTTTTGAAGTTGCTAGCGTTCCGTATGCTTTAGTTGATCAATACAGCAAGGCTGAAATCACCAATTCTTTTTACAAAACCTTAGAAGAAAAAGGTGGCAATAAAATCGGTCATGCTAACCAAACGATTTCTGCAATGTTAGCTTCGGAACAAATTGCTGATTATTTAAAAATCAAACGGGGCGATGCGATTCTTCGTTTACGTCAAATTTCTTATTTTGAAAACGGAGTACCGTTTGAATATGTAAGGACTCAATATGTGGGGAACCGTTTTGAATTTTATCTAGAAAAATAA
- a CDS encoding DUF2829 domain-containing protein produces MTFEEVLPQIKKGAKAVREGWGGFELYIELRDEIGTADGTFLQVTPYFLIKTSDEGYSMFSPTPCDVLAEDWKIVNIA; encoded by the coding sequence ATGACATTTGAAGAAGTATTACCACAGATAAAAAAAGGCGCTAAGGCTGTCAGAGAAGGTTGGGGCGGCTTTGAATTGTATATTGAACTTAGAGATGAGATTGGAACTGCAGACGGTACATTTCTCCAAGTGACACCTTATTTTTTGATCAAAACCTCTGATGAAGGATACAGCATGTTCTCACCAACACCTTGCGATGTTCTAGCGGAAGACTGGAAAATCGTCAATATAGCTTAA
- a CDS encoding class D sortase, translating into MKQLKRVGAFIFVPLLFMCFGYLIIYIIGAPVINFASSAVELISLNDAPTFDQKGTNLFEKRNEKKEQASSDQATDKNGKQTTNTSDKNSTEAIAAGMQVSEKGELSSSNMVYPVGGDQFGEVVIDKVGINEPLYYGDSEEILRLGAGQYIGSMIPGDLGTTLIGGHNLPSFGKIYYLEVGDEINIHTHYGDYTYQVTEVKVADYKDPTINTKLGDRTKRSLILYTCYPLDAIGLTPERVFVSADYVSGPIIDEKS; encoded by the coding sequence ATGAAACAGTTAAAAAGAGTAGGGGCATTTATTTTCGTGCCTCTTCTCTTTATGTGTTTTGGTTATCTCATTATTTACATAATTGGTGCACCTGTCATTAACTTCGCATCTTCAGCAGTTGAATTGATCTCATTGAATGATGCTCCAACTTTCGATCAAAAGGGAACCAACCTTTTTGAAAAAAGGAATGAAAAAAAAGAGCAAGCATCTTCAGACCAAGCAACCGATAAAAACGGTAAACAAACAACTAATACTTCTGACAAAAATTCAACAGAAGCCATTGCCGCAGGAATGCAAGTGTCTGAAAAAGGAGAATTATCTTCTTCAAACATGGTTTATCCAGTAGGTGGAGACCAGTTTGGTGAGGTAGTAATTGACAAAGTCGGAATTAATGAACCATTGTATTACGGAGATAGCGAAGAAATTTTGCGTTTAGGCGCAGGACAATACATCGGCAGTATGATTCCAGGAGATCTTGGGACGACCTTGATCGGTGGACATAATCTGCCTTCTTTTGGGAAAATTTATTACTTAGAAGTTGGGGATGAAATCAACATTCATACTCACTACGGCGACTATACTTATCAAGTGACGGAAGTAAAAGTTGCTGATTACAAAGATCCAACAATCAATACAAAATTAGGGGATCGTACAAAGAGATCGCTGATTCTTTATACTTGTTATCCATTAGATGCAATCGGACTAACACCAGAACGTGTTTTTGTTTCTGCTGACTATGTATCCGGTCCTATCATCGATGAGAAGTCATAA
- a CDS encoding DUF7662 domain-containing protein gives MIHVIANEDKGVKDLAKERQKKYDSVTHYLTTNGGSQVTLTFTQFDELLFPHSGLPKTARTDIDWWANDHKHPEKGAYGWLNASYQVAQVNIEKEYVVFNKLLKSNWLF, from the coding sequence ATGATTCACGTTATTGCTAACGAAGATAAGGGAGTGAAGGATTTGGCAAAAGAGCGTCAAAAGAAATATGATAGCGTTACCCATTATTTAACCACTAATGGTGGATCTCAAGTAACTCTAACGTTTACGCAGTTTGACGAGTTACTTTTTCCACATTCAGGCCTTCCTAAAACAGCACGTACTGACATTGATTGGTGGGCTAATGATCATAAGCATCCTGAAAAAGGTGCCTATGGATGGCTGAATGCCAGTTACCAAGTTGCGCAAGTAAATATCGAAAAAGAGTACGTGGTCTTTAATAAACTACTAAAGTCTAATTGGTTGTTTTAA
- a CDS encoding DEAD/DEAH box helicase, which produces MQELWGRKVLKKEVEDIVLLEEQAQKLATMQEVTEKTIQCLRCGQIHDKRSVQLVSGAYFCPECIQLGRVDTSQEFYHLPEPEPVKRTVYFAWKGTLTEGQQAVSNELLASVKNGESRMIWAVTGAGKTEMLFETIHHSLECGYRVGIASPRVDVCLELFPRIQAVFPEEAAILLHGKMKERYSYTKLLVCTTHQLLRFFKAFDVLIIDEVDAFPFVDNLILQYGVNHAIKKKGSLVYLTATPTKELTKKSAQKELKTSILPARYHRRVLPVPKLKWCYRWRETINKGKGPKALVTKLRSLVTRNDVLIFCPSISLMEQLKSVIEGEFSETPLACVHSQDPERLEKVLRMRNKEYRILITSTILERGVTFDGVSVIILGANHPVFATSALVQIAGRVDRRMDYTAGEVWFLHDGCTKAMKEAIKQIEKMNTLGIKRGLIDEV; this is translated from the coding sequence ATGCAAGAATTATGGGGAAGAAAAGTCTTAAAAAAAGAAGTTGAAGACATCGTTTTGCTTGAAGAGCAAGCGCAGAAATTAGCAACGATGCAAGAGGTGACTGAAAAAACAATTCAATGTTTACGTTGTGGTCAGATCCATGACAAACGTTCAGTTCAATTAGTTAGTGGAGCCTATTTTTGTCCTGAGTGTATTCAATTAGGCAGAGTGGATACTAGTCAGGAATTTTATCACCTACCTGAACCAGAACCTGTTAAAAGAACAGTTTATTTTGCTTGGAAGGGGACACTTACTGAAGGGCAGCAAGCAGTGTCAAATGAGTTATTGGCTTCGGTCAAAAATGGTGAATCTAGAATGATTTGGGCAGTCACTGGTGCAGGAAAGACAGAGATGTTGTTTGAAACGATTCATCATTCTTTAGAATGCGGTTATCGAGTAGGAATTGCTTCGCCTAGGGTAGATGTTTGCTTAGAACTTTTTCCTAGAATACAAGCAGTTTTTCCTGAGGAAGCTGCGATTCTGCTACATGGGAAAATGAAAGAACGGTATTCCTATACTAAACTGCTAGTCTGTACAACACATCAACTATTACGTTTTTTCAAGGCTTTTGATGTTTTGATCATCGACGAAGTAGATGCTTTTCCCTTTGTTGATAATCTAATACTGCAGTATGGTGTAAATCACGCAATCAAGAAAAAAGGTTCGCTTGTTTATCTGACGGCAACACCGACGAAAGAGTTAACTAAAAAGTCTGCTCAAAAAGAACTAAAGACTAGTATTTTGCCAGCACGTTATCATCGGAGAGTTTTACCCGTTCCTAAACTAAAATGGTGTTATCGTTGGCGCGAGACAATTAATAAGGGAAAAGGGCCTAAAGCATTAGTTACAAAACTTCGCTCATTAGTGACTAGAAACGACGTCCTGATTTTTTGTCCTAGTATTTCATTGATGGAGCAATTAAAAAGTGTAATAGAAGGAGAATTTTCTGAAACGCCTTTAGCCTGTGTTCATTCACAAGACCCTGAGCGCTTAGAAAAAGTGTTAAGGATGCGTAATAAAGAATATCGAATTCTTATAACTTCTACTATATTAGAGAGAGGAGTAACATTTGACGGTGTTTCTGTAATTATTCTGGGAGCTAATCATCCTGTTTTTGCAACATCTGCTCTTGTTCAGATTGCTGGTCGAGTCGATCGAAGAATGGACTATACGGCAGGAGAAGTTTGGTTTTTACATGACGGTTGTACGAAAGCAATGAAAGAAGCCATCAAACAAATCGAAAAAATGAATACTTTAGGCATAAAGCGAGGGTTGATCGATGAGGTGTAA
- a CDS encoding TetR/AcrR family transcriptional regulator gives MSKKTDLRVKRTHKMIIEAFFHLVDEKGYDCITIQDIADEAMINRATFYAHFKDKQDLYEQIFDFAINAFTSVIDTEQIIVSNRIKVKQIEFLLTHIYVNIQNNKNFFLTIMDGSSNELLRKKLADIIYEKYADIFSKLKITENDIEVPIDFIIEYMTSIFIGTLHWWITSDTEMSPNHLARLVIKLVGNGHLTVLGLEIDK, from the coding sequence ATGTCGAAGAAAACGGACCTGCGGGTAAAACGAACACACAAAATGATTATCGAAGCTTTCTTTCACTTAGTAGACGAAAAAGGATACGACTGTATCACGATCCAAGACATTGCCGATGAGGCAATGATCAATCGTGCAACGTTCTACGCTCATTTCAAAGACAAACAAGACCTTTATGAACAAATTTTTGATTTTGCCATCAATGCATTTACTTCTGTCATCGATACCGAGCAAATTATTGTCAGTAACCGAATCAAAGTAAAACAAATTGAATTTCTCCTGACACATATCTATGTCAATATTCAAAACAATAAAAATTTTTTTCTGACCATCATGGACGGCAGCTCAAATGAGCTATTAAGAAAAAAATTAGCAGACATCATTTATGAAAAATACGCAGATATTTTCTCTAAGTTAAAAATCACGGAAAATGATATTGAAGTCCCCATTGATTTTATTATCGAGTATATGACTTCTATATTTATTGGAACCCTTCATTGGTGGATCACAAGTGACACAGAGATGTCTCCTAACCATTTAGCTAGACTTGTTATAAAACTAGTAGGAAATGGTCATCTGACCGTTTTAGGGCTAGAAATCGATAAATAA
- a CDS encoding 2-hydroxyacyl-CoA dehydratase: MTIRAGIDVGSTTVKLVIIDEENHTKFAKYERHYSDVKAATEKVLNEAMVELGGNTPITMTITGSGGMGLADVLNISFVQEVIACTKTVEEIIPETDVAIELGGEDAKITFFEGALEQRMNGSCAGGTGAFIDQMAVLLKTDANGVNELAKNYQTIYPIASRCGVFAKTDVQPLINEGAAKEDISASIFQAVVNQTIAGLAAGRKIKGKIAFLGGPLFFMSELRKRFIETLDVKPEDVIFPENPQLFVAMGAAIYSEGAKPTKLADLIHRLTKGDQEQLKPTDTLEPLFKDEAELASFRTRHDQAKAQEKALADHHGVAFLGIDAGSTTTKVTLIDEEGNLLFSFYGNNQGQPLETTMSVLKDLYKQLPEDVFIGKSAVTGYGEHLIKNALKVDIGEVETMAHYKAADHFQPGVDFILDIGGQDMKAMTIKEGVLSSIQLNEACSSGCGSFIETFAKSLNFDVKDFAIEALSSKAPVDLGSRCTVFMNSKVKQVQKEGASVGDISAGLSYSVIKNAIYKVIKVRRPEELGKKIVCQGGTFYNEAVLRAFEMISEREVVRPSIAGLMGAYGAALIALENYELGEETTILGLEELDTFTADKEFTHCGLCENNCMMTVTIFSDGRQFVTGNRCERGARIKVKKEDRRVNLIDYKYRKLFKYRPLKEKDAVHGRIGIPRVLNMYENYPLWHTFFTDLGFRVELSPRSNKELYEQGMETIPSDTACYPAKISHGHIQALIDSKVPMIFYPGVVFERQESAEADNHFNCPIVQSYPDVIRNNVDDIRDGKVDYRNPYINLANEASVAKVLSETFADLGISAEQVAQALRHGYEELDAFKEDIRNKGEETLVMLNQKGEKGIVLSGRPYHLDPEINHGIADVITQEGFHVLTEDSVSHLSDVGNLRVVNQWVYHSRLYAAARVVAKSKNLELVQLNSFGCGLDAVTTDQVEEIMDQYGKIYTVLKIDEGSNLGAIRIRLRSLKAAVGEREKMNFEPKLQHEEPEKIIFTKEMKKTHTLLLPMLSPIHQSGLVDVALQASGYNVVCLPADDREAVNVGLKYVNNDACYPAIISIGQLVEALESGEYDLDHVSVMMTQTGGGCRATNYIPLLRKALNDAGFPQVPVVSVSMGNKGVESNPGFKFTLPMLKRVAIAFLYGDLFERVVYRTRPYETEVGMIDGLHAKWLKQIEKNVRNGSLTLFNRNMKKIIKEFDEVPLNEVKKPKVGIVGEILVKYSPTANNDIVRLLEAEGAEAVVPDIIGFMNYSLYNQIWKYDNMGMSKQSKNLAQFAIRIIEYVEKPMDKALRNSKRFDGLSSIHELAEEAGKILSIGNHTGEGWFLTGEMIELLKSDVNNIVCMQPFGCLPNHVVGKGVTKELRRQYPKANIAPIDYDPGVSLVNQLNRIRLMMATANKMMDEEKIRS; this comes from the coding sequence ATGACAATAAGAGCAGGAATAGATGTCGGTTCGACAACTGTGAAATTAGTAATTATTGACGAAGAAAATCATACAAAATTTGCTAAATACGAACGACATTACTCAGATGTAAAAGCTGCAACTGAAAAAGTTTTGAATGAAGCTATGGTTGAACTAGGCGGAAATACGCCAATCACCATGACGATCACTGGATCAGGAGGAATGGGATTAGCAGATGTTTTGAATATTTCTTTTGTTCAAGAAGTGATTGCTTGTACAAAAACAGTGGAAGAGATCATACCAGAGACAGATGTAGCAATTGAACTAGGCGGTGAAGATGCAAAGATCACTTTCTTTGAAGGAGCCTTAGAACAGCGAATGAATGGTAGTTGTGCTGGCGGGACTGGTGCTTTTATCGATCAGATGGCTGTATTGCTTAAAACAGATGCAAATGGCGTGAACGAACTGGCCAAAAACTATCAAACGATATATCCAATCGCCTCAAGATGTGGTGTTTTTGCTAAGACGGATGTTCAGCCTTTGATCAACGAAGGTGCGGCAAAGGAAGATATTTCAGCGAGTATTTTTCAAGCAGTAGTCAACCAAACAATTGCAGGTCTTGCAGCAGGACGAAAAATCAAAGGGAAAATTGCATTTTTAGGTGGACCACTTTTCTTTATGTCAGAACTTAGAAAACGATTCATTGAAACGCTAGATGTAAAACCAGAAGATGTAATTTTTCCAGAAAATCCGCAACTATTTGTAGCTATGGGAGCAGCTATCTATTCTGAGGGCGCAAAACCAACTAAATTAGCTGACTTGATCCATCGTCTAACAAAGGGCGACCAAGAACAATTAAAGCCAACTGATACCTTAGAACCGCTATTTAAAGATGAAGCAGAACTAGCATCATTTAGAACACGCCATGATCAAGCCAAAGCACAAGAAAAAGCGTTAGCTGATCATCATGGTGTAGCTTTCTTAGGAATTGATGCAGGATCAACGACGACCAAAGTTACCTTGATCGATGAAGAGGGGAATCTATTATTTTCTTTTTACGGGAATAATCAAGGGCAACCCTTAGAAACAACGATGAGCGTTCTAAAAGATCTATACAAGCAATTGCCAGAGGATGTTTTTATTGGAAAATCTGCTGTTACTGGGTATGGTGAACACTTAATCAAAAATGCCTTGAAAGTTGATATTGGTGAAGTTGAAACCATGGCCCATTACAAAGCGGCAGATCACTTTCAGCCAGGTGTTGATTTCATTTTAGACATCGGTGGTCAAGATATGAAGGCGATGACCATCAAAGAGGGTGTATTATCTTCGATCCAGCTAAATGAAGCTTGCTCGTCAGGTTGCGGTTCGTTTATTGAAACATTTGCCAAATCATTGAATTTTGATGTTAAAGATTTTGCGATCGAAGCGCTAAGCTCTAAAGCGCCTGTTGATCTTGGTTCTCGGTGTACAGTCTTCATGAATTCAAAAGTCAAACAAGTTCAAAAAGAGGGAGCTTCCGTAGGGGATATTTCAGCGGGGCTGTCGTATTCTGTTATCAAAAATGCGATTTACAAAGTAATCAAAGTTCGTCGCCCGGAAGAATTAGGGAAGAAAATTGTTTGCCAAGGGGGAACTTTCTATAATGAAGCTGTGTTGCGTGCTTTTGAGATGATCAGCGAACGAGAAGTTGTCCGTCCTTCGATTGCTGGATTGATGGGGGCATATGGTGCAGCATTGATTGCGCTTGAAAACTATGAACTAGGGGAAGAAACAACGATTTTAGGGCTGGAAGAACTGGACACCTTTACGGCGGATAAAGAGTTTACTCATTGTGGCTTGTGTGAAAATAACTGTATGATGACTGTTACGATTTTTTCTGACGGACGTCAATTTGTTACTGGGAATCGATGTGAACGTGGTGCCAGAATCAAAGTGAAAAAAGAAGACCGCAGAGTGAATCTGATTGATTATAAGTACCGTAAATTATTTAAATACCGTCCATTAAAAGAAAAAGATGCTGTACATGGCAGAATCGGGATTCCTCGTGTTCTAAACATGTATGAAAATTATCCGTTATGGCATACATTTTTCACAGATCTAGGGTTTAGAGTCGAGTTATCGCCACGCTCAAATAAGGAATTGTATGAACAAGGTATGGAAACTATTCCAAGCGATACAGCCTGTTATCCTGCCAAAATTTCTCATGGACATATCCAGGCTTTGATCGATTCAAAAGTACCGATGATTTTTTATCCTGGTGTTGTTTTTGAACGTCAGGAATCGGCGGAAGCGGATAATCATTTTAATTGCCCAATCGTGCAAAGTTACCCAGATGTTATCCGCAATAATGTTGATGATATCCGTGATGGTAAAGTTGATTATCGTAATCCGTATATCAATTTGGCAAACGAAGCATCTGTAGCAAAAGTTTTAAGTGAAACATTTGCAGATTTAGGAATTTCAGCTGAACAAGTTGCTCAAGCATTGCGTCATGGTTATGAAGAACTGGACGCTTTCAAAGAAGATATCCGCAACAAAGGGGAAGAGACATTAGTGATGCTGAATCAAAAAGGTGAGAAGGGAATTGTTTTATCTGGCCGTCCGTATCACTTAGACCCTGAAATAAATCACGGTATTGCTGATGTAATTACACAAGAAGGGTTCCATGTCTTGACGGAAGATTCTGTTTCTCATTTAAGTGATGTGGGGAATTTAAGGGTTGTGAATCAATGGGTGTATCACTCACGACTATACGCTGCTGCTCGTGTTGTCGCCAAATCAAAAAATCTTGAACTGGTTCAGTTGAACTCATTTGGCTGTGGGTTAGATGCTGTTACGACCGATCAAGTAGAAGAAATCATGGATCAGTACGGAAAAATCTATACAGTTTTAAAAATTGATGAAGGCTCGAATCTCGGTGCAATTAGAATTCGTCTGCGTTCATTAAAAGCTGCAGTCGGTGAAAGAGAAAAAATGAACTTTGAACCTAAACTACAACATGAGGAACCGGAAAAAATTATTTTTACTAAAGAAATGAAAAAGACTCATACATTATTATTACCTATGCTAAGCCCAATCCATCAATCTGGCTTAGTGGATGTGGCATTACAAGCTTCTGGCTATAATGTTGTTTGCTTACCAGCAGATGATCGAGAAGCTGTTAATGTTGGGTTAAAATATGTGAATAATGATGCGTGTTACCCTGCTATCATTTCGATTGGACAACTAGTTGAAGCCCTTGAAAGCGGGGAATATGATTTAGATCACGTAAGTGTAATGATGACACAAACAGGCGGCGGCTGTCGTGCGACAAATTATATTCCGTTACTTAGAAAGGCATTGAATGATGCCGGATTCCCACAAGTTCCCGTAGTTTCAGTTTCAATGGGAAATAAAGGTGTAGAGTCAAATCCTGGGTTTAAATTTACCTTGCCAATGTTGAAACGTGTGGCTATAGCCTTTCTATATGGTGATCTATTTGAGCGGGTGGTGTATCGAACACGCCCTTACGAAACAGAAGTTGGCATGATCGATGGGCTCCACGCGAAATGGCTGAAACAAATCGAAAAAAATGTTCGTAATGGCTCATTGACGTTATTTAACCGAAATATGAAAAAAATCATTAAAGAATTTGATGAAGTGCCGTTGAATGAAGTGAAGAAACCAAAAGTCGGAATCGTGGGTGAAATCTTGGTGAAATATTCACCAACTGCCAATAATGATATTGTTCGTTTATTAGAAGCAGAAGGTGCAGAAGCAGTGGTACCAGATATTATCGGCTTTATGAATTACTCTTTATACAATCAAATATGGAAGTATGATAATATGGGCATGTCCAAACAAAGTAAAAATTTAGCGCAATTTGCTATCCGAATCATTGAGTATGTTGAAAAACCAATGGACAAAGCACTAAGAAACTCTAAACGCTTTGACGGTCTAAGCTCGATTCATGAATTAGCAGAAGAAGCTGGAAAAATTCTATCGATCGGGAATCATACTGGTGAAGGTTGGTTCTTAACTGGCGAAATGATTGAGTTATTGAAATCAGATGTAAACAATATTGTTTGTATGCAACCATTTGGATGTTTACCAAACCATGTTGTAGGAAAAGGTGTAACCAAAGAGTTGCGACGTCAGTATCCTAAAGCAAATATTGCACCGATTGATTACGATCCTGGTGTATCATTAGTCAATCAGCTAAATCGGATTCGTTTAATGATGGCAACAGCAAATAAAATGATGGATGAAGAAAAAATTCGTTCGTAA
- a CDS encoding QueT transporter family protein yields MNNPHSQTKAWSVLMLTKMALITALYIVVTIFLAPFSFGAVQLRFSELFNYLPLFNKRYIVAVTFGVAISNFASPLGLVDVIIGSVSTFTVLLLSYYVTRKIKNTISKMILTAIICSLSMFTVAGQLTYFYHLPFFYTWLTVAIGELLSMSVGGILIYWINKKIDLTK; encoded by the coding sequence ATGAATAACCCGCACTCTCAGACTAAAGCCTGGTCTGTCCTTATGTTGACGAAAATGGCTTTGATTACAGCTCTTTACATCGTTGTCACTATTTTTTTGGCACCTTTTAGTTTCGGTGCTGTTCAGCTCAGATTTTCAGAGCTATTTAATTATTTACCACTTTTCAATAAACGGTATATCGTAGCTGTAACCTTCGGTGTGGCCATCTCAAATTTTGCTTCACCATTAGGGTTAGTTGATGTTATTATCGGAAGTGTCTCAACTTTTACCGTTTTACTTCTCTCTTATTATGTAACAAGAAAAATAAAGAATACGATCAGTAAAATGATTCTAACTGCGATTATTTGCTCACTATCAATGTTTACAGTAGCCGGCCAATTGACTTATTTCTACCACTTACCTTTTTTCTATACGTGGCTAACAGTTGCAATTGGTGAACTTTTGTCTATGTCTGTTGGTGGTATTTTGATTTACTGGATCAATAAAAAAATCGATTTAACAAAATAA
- a CDS encoding DUF2969 domain-containing protein, translating to MSKKNKDIEVKIEESEKKVNGEVITVNTLTIGKKEIGQILTQDTKKFAVVIDGRNEATVKTLDEAIEYVIRQWNLND from the coding sequence ATGTCAAAGAAAAATAAAGATATAGAAGTGAAGATAGAAGAATCAGAAAAAAAAGTAAATGGTGAAGTAATCACTGTTAATACATTAACGATTGGCAAAAAAGAGATCGGTCAAATCTTAACGCAAGATACAAAAAAATTTGCAGTAGTGATTGACGGTCGCAACGAAGCAACTGTGAAAACGCTTGATGAAGCGATTGAATACGTTATTCGCCAATGGAATTTAAACGACTAA